The following are from one region of the Pogoniulus pusillus isolate bPogPus1 chromosome 33, bPogPus1.pri, whole genome shotgun sequence genome:
- the BEND3 gene encoding BEN domain-containing protein 3 isoform X1, with translation MTHGPVTSRESAARGPSHTKSGGGGERGHQPRPLQPPPPPARGSRAPALSRVKSTTKTTVKVETENEDEALDCSVTSRSAEKHSLDGTVTCLQDSSKRKQTSLGCDGSGSQQDVLPSVKKRRFAQEGPLSNMKNRDAGSPTQGNGEQAGKNKNPNAAWLLEEEPFSDVTTPSYKKPLYGISHKITEKKNPAGAEQFASYELFEKVNPSSPSPLRTLNDQRKRDSAAAIALTAAAADSDPNIYSLIQKMFYTLNTLNTNMTQLHSKVDLLSLEVSRIKKQISPVESVADFKPPPEYQLTSTELKQIMDQSTSGGDLACRLLVQLFPELFSDDEFSRSCSACGFLSKRKLESLHLQLIRNYVEVCYPSVKNTAVWQVECLPQVNDFFNRFWAQREMENSQQNMQSSSFYETEQVESSHFMEDKEQEEALSLDRSSAIASDYMLDAQDLNEFLDEATTPGEFCVFLLHKLFPELFDHRKLAERYSCFGDSGRQLLDPHRLQIIRRYTEIYFPDVQEEEAWLQQCVQRINDELENAYMDGSECDQMRDDCYDSSSLPDDVSIIKVEDSFEYEKPGRRSKKIWLVPIDFDKLDFPPPDFDVPVPDYLLNKEQIKSIYESSLSIGNFASRLLVLLFPELFTHENLRKQYNCSGSLGKKQLDPTRIKLIRHYVQILYPRAKNDRVWTLEFVGKLDERCRRRDTEQRRSYQQQRKIHVPGPERREFLSYVINPERFREEFEGPPLPPERSSKDFCKIPLDELVVPNPDFPVPSLYLLSDKEVREIVQQSLSVGNFAARLLVRLFPELFTPENLRLQYNHSGACNKKQLDPIRLRLIRHYVEAVYPVEKMEEVWHYECIPSIDERCRRPNRKKCDILKKAKKAKK, from the exons ATGACACACGGTCCCGTCACGTCACGCGAGAGCGCAGCGCGCGGACCCTCGCACACAaagagcgggggggggggggaacgcGGGCACCAGCCTCGGCCGCTCCAGCCGCCCCCCCCGCCGGCCCGGGGCTCCCGCGCCCCCGCGCTCAGCCGAG tAAAATCCACTACGAAAACTACTGTGAAAGTAGAAACGGAAAATGAAGATGAAGCCCTGGACTGCTCAGTGACATCCAGATCTGCTGAGAAGCACTCACTGGATGGCACAGTGACTTGCCTACAGGATTCCAGCAAAAGGAAACAGACCTCTCTTGGCTGTGATGGCTCAGGGAGCCAGCAAGATGTCTTACCCAGCGTGAAGAAAAGACGCTTTGCACAAGAG GGCCCCCTTTCAAACATGAAGAACAGAGACGCTGGCTCACCCACTCAGGGAAACGGCGAGCAGGCAGGCAAGAACAAGAACCCCAACGCCGCCTGGCTCTTGGAAGAAGAACCCTTCAGCGACGTCACCACTCCATCCTACAAAAAGCCTCTCTATGGCATCTCgcacaaaatcacagagaaGAAGaacccagcaggagctgagcagtttGCTTCTTACGAGCTGTTTGAAAAAGTCAACCCCAGCAGTCCCTCACCTCTCCGCACTTTGAACGACCAACGCAAAAGGGACTCGGCGGCAGCCATCGCCCTAACAGCGGCCGCCGCGGATTCTGACCCCAACATCTACTCTTTGATCCAGAAGATGTTCTACACGCTCAACACCCTCAACACCAACATGACCCAGCTGCACAGTAAAGTCGACCTCTTGTCTCTGGAGGTTAGCAGAATTAAGAAGCAAATCAGTCCAGTGGAGTCAGTTGCAGACTTCAAGCCTCCCCCGGAGTACCAGCTGACGTCCACGGAGCTCAAACAAATCATGGATCAGAGCACGTCGGGAGGGGACTTGGCTTGCCGCTTGCTGGTGCAGCTCTTCCCGGAGCTCTTCAGCGACGACGAGttcagcagaagctgcagcGCCTGCGGCTTCCTCAGCAAAAGGAAGCTGGAGTCTCTTCACCTGCAGCTCATCCGGAACTACGTGGAAGTTTGCTACCCTTCCGTGAAGAACACGGCGGTGTGGCAGGTGGAGTGTTTGCCTCAAGTCAACGATTTTTTCAACAGGTTTTGGGCTCAGAGGGAGATGGAAAACAGTCAGCAGAACATGCAGTCGTCCAGTTTCTACGAGACCGAGCAGGTCGAGTCCTCTCATTTCATGGAGGacaaagagcaggaggaagctttGTCCCTGGACAGGAGCAGCGCCATCGCCTCGGATTACATGCTGGATGCTCAGGATCTCAATGAATTCTTAGACGAAGCTACCACTCCGGGGGAGTTCTGTGTATTTTTGTTACACAAGTTGTTTCCAGAACTCTTTGACCACAGGAAGTTAGCTGAAAGGTACAGCTGCTTCGGAGACtcggggaggcagctgctggatcCGCATCGGCTGCAAATAATCCGCAGGTACACTGAGATTTACTTCCCGGACGTGCAGGAGGAAGAAGCTTGGTTGCAGCAGTGCGTCCAGAGGATAAACGACGAGCTGGAAAACGCCTACATGGATGGAAGTGAATGTGACCAGATGAGAGATGACTGCTACGACTCCTCCAGCCTTCCAGATGATGTATCTATCATCAAAGTGGAAGACAGCTTTGAATATGAAAAACCCGGCAGGCGCTCAAAAAAAATTTGGCTGGTGCCCATAGACTTTGACAAACTCGACTTTCCCCCTCCTGATTTTGATGTCCCTGTCCCAGACTACCTGTTGAACAAAGAACAGATCAAAAGTATCTATGAAAGCAGCCTGTCCATAGGCAACTTTGCCTCTCGACTGCTGGTTCTCTTGTTTCCCGAACTGTTCACTCACGAGAACTTGCGGAAGCAGTACAACTGTAGCGGCTCTTTGGGCAAGAAGCAGCTCGACCCCACTAGGATTAAGTTAATTCGCCATTACGTGCAGATACTGTACCCCAGGGCAAAAAACGACAGGGTGTGGACGTTGGAGTTCGTTGGGAAGCTGGACGAGCGGTGCCGGCGAAGGGACACGGAGCAGCGGCGCTCGTACCAGCAGCAGCGCAAGATCCACGTGCCGGGGCCGGAGCGCAGGGAGTTCCTCAGCTACGTCATCAACCCGGAGCGGTTCCGAGAGGAGTTCGAGggcccgccgctgccgccggaGAGGAGCAGCAAGGACTTCTGCAAGATCCCGCTGGACGAGCTCGTCGTGCCCAATCCAGACTTCCCTGTGCCTTCGCTGTATTTGCTGTCTGATAAGGAGGTAAGAGAGATAGTGCAGCAGAGCCTGTCGGTCGGCAACTTCGCCGCCAGGCTCCTGGTCAGACTCTTCCCCGAGCTCTTCACTCCGGAGAACCTCAGGCTGCAGTACAACCATTCAGGTGCTTGTAACAAAAAACAGCTGGACCCCATCAGGCTGAGACTGATCCGTCACTACGTGGAGGCGGTTTACCCTGTGGAGAAGATGGAGGAAGTGTGGCATTACGAATGTATCCCCAGCATCGACGAGAGGTGCCGGCGGCCCAACAGGAAAAAGTGTGACATActgaaaaaggcaaagaaagccaaaaagTGA
- the BEND3 gene encoding BEN domain-containing protein 3 isoform X2 codes for MNSAEITDDDEVKSTTKTTVKVETENEDEALDCSVTSRSAEKHSLDGTVTCLQDSSKRKQTSLGCDGSGSQQDVLPSVKKRRFAQEGPLSNMKNRDAGSPTQGNGEQAGKNKNPNAAWLLEEEPFSDVTTPSYKKPLYGISHKITEKKNPAGAEQFASYELFEKVNPSSPSPLRTLNDQRKRDSAAAIALTAAAADSDPNIYSLIQKMFYTLNTLNTNMTQLHSKVDLLSLEVSRIKKQISPVESVADFKPPPEYQLTSTELKQIMDQSTSGGDLACRLLVQLFPELFSDDEFSRSCSACGFLSKRKLESLHLQLIRNYVEVCYPSVKNTAVWQVECLPQVNDFFNRFWAQREMENSQQNMQSSSFYETEQVESSHFMEDKEQEEALSLDRSSAIASDYMLDAQDLNEFLDEATTPGEFCVFLLHKLFPELFDHRKLAERYSCFGDSGRQLLDPHRLQIIRRYTEIYFPDVQEEEAWLQQCVQRINDELENAYMDGSECDQMRDDCYDSSSLPDDVSIIKVEDSFEYEKPGRRSKKIWLVPIDFDKLDFPPPDFDVPVPDYLLNKEQIKSIYESSLSIGNFASRLLVLLFPELFTHENLRKQYNCSGSLGKKQLDPTRIKLIRHYVQILYPRAKNDRVWTLEFVGKLDERCRRRDTEQRRSYQQQRKIHVPGPERREFLSYVINPERFREEFEGPPLPPERSSKDFCKIPLDELVVPNPDFPVPSLYLLSDKEVREIVQQSLSVGNFAARLLVRLFPELFTPENLRLQYNHSGACNKKQLDPIRLRLIRHYVEAVYPVEKMEEVWHYECIPSIDERCRRPNRKKCDILKKAKKAKK; via the exons ATGAATTCAGCTGAAATCACTGATGATGATGAAG tAAAATCCACTACGAAAACTACTGTGAAAGTAGAAACGGAAAATGAAGATGAAGCCCTGGACTGCTCAGTGACATCCAGATCTGCTGAGAAGCACTCACTGGATGGCACAGTGACTTGCCTACAGGATTCCAGCAAAAGGAAACAGACCTCTCTTGGCTGTGATGGCTCAGGGAGCCAGCAAGATGTCTTACCCAGCGTGAAGAAAAGACGCTTTGCACAAGAG GGCCCCCTTTCAAACATGAAGAACAGAGACGCTGGCTCACCCACTCAGGGAAACGGCGAGCAGGCAGGCAAGAACAAGAACCCCAACGCCGCCTGGCTCTTGGAAGAAGAACCCTTCAGCGACGTCACCACTCCATCCTACAAAAAGCCTCTCTATGGCATCTCgcacaaaatcacagagaaGAAGaacccagcaggagctgagcagtttGCTTCTTACGAGCTGTTTGAAAAAGTCAACCCCAGCAGTCCCTCACCTCTCCGCACTTTGAACGACCAACGCAAAAGGGACTCGGCGGCAGCCATCGCCCTAACAGCGGCCGCCGCGGATTCTGACCCCAACATCTACTCTTTGATCCAGAAGATGTTCTACACGCTCAACACCCTCAACACCAACATGACCCAGCTGCACAGTAAAGTCGACCTCTTGTCTCTGGAGGTTAGCAGAATTAAGAAGCAAATCAGTCCAGTGGAGTCAGTTGCAGACTTCAAGCCTCCCCCGGAGTACCAGCTGACGTCCACGGAGCTCAAACAAATCATGGATCAGAGCACGTCGGGAGGGGACTTGGCTTGCCGCTTGCTGGTGCAGCTCTTCCCGGAGCTCTTCAGCGACGACGAGttcagcagaagctgcagcGCCTGCGGCTTCCTCAGCAAAAGGAAGCTGGAGTCTCTTCACCTGCAGCTCATCCGGAACTACGTGGAAGTTTGCTACCCTTCCGTGAAGAACACGGCGGTGTGGCAGGTGGAGTGTTTGCCTCAAGTCAACGATTTTTTCAACAGGTTTTGGGCTCAGAGGGAGATGGAAAACAGTCAGCAGAACATGCAGTCGTCCAGTTTCTACGAGACCGAGCAGGTCGAGTCCTCTCATTTCATGGAGGacaaagagcaggaggaagctttGTCCCTGGACAGGAGCAGCGCCATCGCCTCGGATTACATGCTGGATGCTCAGGATCTCAATGAATTCTTAGACGAAGCTACCACTCCGGGGGAGTTCTGTGTATTTTTGTTACACAAGTTGTTTCCAGAACTCTTTGACCACAGGAAGTTAGCTGAAAGGTACAGCTGCTTCGGAGACtcggggaggcagctgctggatcCGCATCGGCTGCAAATAATCCGCAGGTACACTGAGATTTACTTCCCGGACGTGCAGGAGGAAGAAGCTTGGTTGCAGCAGTGCGTCCAGAGGATAAACGACGAGCTGGAAAACGCCTACATGGATGGAAGTGAATGTGACCAGATGAGAGATGACTGCTACGACTCCTCCAGCCTTCCAGATGATGTATCTATCATCAAAGTGGAAGACAGCTTTGAATATGAAAAACCCGGCAGGCGCTCAAAAAAAATTTGGCTGGTGCCCATAGACTTTGACAAACTCGACTTTCCCCCTCCTGATTTTGATGTCCCTGTCCCAGACTACCTGTTGAACAAAGAACAGATCAAAAGTATCTATGAAAGCAGCCTGTCCATAGGCAACTTTGCCTCTCGACTGCTGGTTCTCTTGTTTCCCGAACTGTTCACTCACGAGAACTTGCGGAAGCAGTACAACTGTAGCGGCTCTTTGGGCAAGAAGCAGCTCGACCCCACTAGGATTAAGTTAATTCGCCATTACGTGCAGATACTGTACCCCAGGGCAAAAAACGACAGGGTGTGGACGTTGGAGTTCGTTGGGAAGCTGGACGAGCGGTGCCGGCGAAGGGACACGGAGCAGCGGCGCTCGTACCAGCAGCAGCGCAAGATCCACGTGCCGGGGCCGGAGCGCAGGGAGTTCCTCAGCTACGTCATCAACCCGGAGCGGTTCCGAGAGGAGTTCGAGggcccgccgctgccgccggaGAGGAGCAGCAAGGACTTCTGCAAGATCCCGCTGGACGAGCTCGTCGTGCCCAATCCAGACTTCCCTGTGCCTTCGCTGTATTTGCTGTCTGATAAGGAGGTAAGAGAGATAGTGCAGCAGAGCCTGTCGGTCGGCAACTTCGCCGCCAGGCTCCTGGTCAGACTCTTCCCCGAGCTCTTCACTCCGGAGAACCTCAGGCTGCAGTACAACCATTCAGGTGCTTGTAACAAAAAACAGCTGGACCCCATCAGGCTGAGACTGATCCGTCACTACGTGGAGGCGGTTTACCCTGTGGAGAAGATGGAGGAAGTGTGGCATTACGAATGTATCCCCAGCATCGACGAGAGGTGCCGGCGGCCCAACAGGAAAAAGTGTGACATActgaaaaaggcaaagaaagccaaaaagTGA